In one window of Streptomyces sp. FXJ1.172 DNA:
- a CDS encoding alkaline phosphatase family protein, producing the protein MSLLSRIKHSRRALPLAAFPAALVGVWTAAPAAQAAALPAPDHVIVVVLENHSYEQVIGSTSAPYLNNTLVAGGGNLTQSYAITHPSQPNYLDLFSGNNQGITNDNCYTPQFSSAANLGSELIAAGKTWDSYNEGLPSQGSTVCTNSATKYAQKHSPWFAFSNVPLNTAHTFTQFPTDYTTLPKVSFVVPNLCDDMHDCSISTGDTWLQNNLGAYATWAKTHNSVLAVTFDEDDSSHSNHIATVFYGAHVAPGSSTSTHYNHYNTLRTLEDLAGLTTHAGAAANASDITGIWN; encoded by the coding sequence GTGTCCTTGCTGTCCCGCATCAAGCACTCGCGCCGGGCGCTTCCCCTCGCCGCGTTCCCCGCCGCCCTGGTCGGGGTGTGGACGGCCGCCCCGGCTGCCCAGGCAGCCGCCCTCCCCGCCCCCGACCACGTGATCGTGGTGGTGCTCGAGAACCACTCCTACGAGCAGGTCATCGGCAGCACGAGCGCCCCGTACCTCAACAACACCCTGGTGGCCGGCGGCGGCAACCTCACTCAGTCGTACGCCATCACCCACCCCAGCCAGCCGAACTACCTGGACCTGTTCTCCGGCAACAACCAGGGCATCACCAACGACAACTGCTACACCCCGCAGTTCAGCAGCGCCGCGAACCTCGGCTCCGAACTCATCGCGGCCGGCAAGACGTGGGACAGCTACAACGAGGGCCTGCCCTCCCAGGGCTCCACGGTGTGCACCAACTCCGCCACCAAATACGCCCAGAAGCACAGCCCGTGGTTCGCCTTCAGCAACGTCCCGCTGAACACGGCACACACCTTCACGCAGTTCCCGACGGACTACACGACCCTGCCCAAGGTTTCGTTCGTGGTCCCGAACCTGTGCGACGACATGCACGACTGCTCCATCAGCACAGGGGACACCTGGCTGCAGAACAACCTCGGCGCCTACGCCACCTGGGCCAAGACGCACAACAGCGTCCTGGCCGTCACCTTCGACGAGGACGACAGCTCGCACAGCAACCACATCGCCACCGTGTTCTACGGCGCGCACGTCGCTCCGGGCAGCTCCACCTCGACGCACTACAACCACTACAACACCCTGCGCACCCTCGAGGACCTGGCCGGTCTGACCACCCATGCCGGAGCCGCAGCCAACGCTTCCGACATAACCGGCATCTGGAACTGA
- a CDS encoding polysaccharide deacetylase family protein, with the protein MSGLRHGFLPGAIAPLAAVALLSQGVAAPVATSAPDHRVDCRVSRCVALTFDDGPTQYTAPILDTLQREHVPATFFLIGPHALRYRADTLREYRSGDAIGDHTVTHPHLTRLPLARIEDEIRTAARQIASVTGQRPTLFRPPFGAWDARVRKAAGAEGMAVIMWSVAARDWKFHEPPVIAHRVLSLVRPGAIVVLHDRYATTPPAVPHIVRALRARGYHLVTVPQLFRSTGDLKPGVVVHHGP; encoded by the coding sequence ATGTCCGGTCTCCGGCACGGATTTCTCCCGGGCGCGATCGCTCCCCTCGCGGCCGTCGCACTGCTGTCCCAGGGCGTAGCCGCGCCCGTCGCCACCAGCGCGCCGGATCACCGTGTCGACTGCCGGGTCAGCCGCTGCGTCGCCCTGACCTTTGACGACGGGCCGACCCAGTACACGGCACCCATACTGGACACGCTCCAACGCGAGCACGTACCGGCCACGTTCTTCCTCATCGGGCCGCACGCGTTGCGCTACCGGGCGGACACGCTCAGGGAGTACCGGTCCGGGGACGCGATCGGGGACCACACCGTCACCCATCCCCACCTCACCCGTCTCCCGCTCGCCCGGATCGAGGACGAGATCCGCACCGCGGCACGGCAGATCGCCTCCGTCACCGGGCAACGGCCGACGCTTTTCCGGCCCCCGTTCGGGGCGTGGGACGCGCGGGTGCGGAAGGCGGCCGGTGCGGAGGGCATGGCGGTGATCATGTGGAGCGTCGCCGCCCGGGACTGGAAGTTCCACGAACCGCCGGTCATCGCGCACCGCGTGCTGAGCCTGGTGCGGCCGGGCGCGATCGTCGTCCTGCACGACCGGTACGCGACCACTCCGCCGGCGGTCCCCCACATCGTCCGCGCGCTCCGGGCCCGCGGCTACCACTTGGTCACGGTGCCCCAACTGTTCCGATCGACAGGAGATTTGAAACCCGGAGTGGTCGTTCACCACGGTCCGTGA
- a CDS encoding carbonic anhydrase, whose translation MTHAAAPSPQEAFEMLLAGNDRFALSTPEHPNQDAARRAETAPGQRPFAVLFGCSDSRLAAEIIFDRGLGDLFVVRTAGHVMGPEVLGSIEYGVSVLSCPLVVVLGHDACGAVAATRAAVDEGTTADGYVRDVVERVTPSVLAARAAGASTDADFINEHVRATVALLTDRSRVLAEQVAAGQTAVVGLSYRLADGRAHLVAAHGLDVPADQQPTIA comes from the coding sequence ATGACCCACGCCGCCGCCCCGAGCCCGCAGGAAGCCTTCGAGATGCTGCTGGCCGGCAACGACCGATTCGCCTTGAGCACGCCCGAGCACCCGAACCAGGATGCCGCCCGCCGCGCCGAGACCGCCCCCGGCCAGCGGCCCTTCGCCGTCCTGTTCGGCTGTTCCGACTCCCGTCTGGCCGCCGAGATCATCTTCGACCGCGGGCTGGGAGACCTCTTCGTGGTGCGCACCGCCGGCCACGTGATGGGTCCGGAAGTGCTCGGCAGCATCGAGTACGGAGTGAGCGTGCTGAGCTGCCCGCTGGTGGTGGTCCTCGGCCACGACGCGTGCGGTGCCGTCGCGGCGACCCGGGCAGCCGTGGACGAGGGCACCACCGCCGACGGATACGTACGCGACGTCGTCGAGCGCGTCACCCCCAGCGTGCTGGCCGCCCGTGCCGCCGGCGCCAGCACCGACGCGGACTTCATAAACGAGCACGTACGGGCAACCGTCGCCCTCCTGACCGACCGCTCCCGGGTACTGGCCGAGCAGGTCGCCGCCGGGCAGACGGCCGTCGTCGGCCTGTCCTACCGCCTGGCCGACGGCCGCGCGCACCTGGTCGCCGCCCACGGCCTTGACGTGCCGGCCGACCAGCAGCCCACCATCGCCTGA
- a CDS encoding ArsR/SmtB family transcription factor, producing the protein MPTDDLPETFHVTTDEQLRAVSNLTRHRIMAVLRFEPATITQIAERVGLAKGSSSYHVRLLERAGLVKVVRTRKVRGVTERYYAMAARAIVLPDPGEGGPDVLMRHAVADLEASPVGGERHVRMAHLRLTEEQFAQLGARLQALADEYRELSDPALPDASLVFALFHPAPRDQAEEGAK; encoded by the coding sequence ATGCCTACTGATGATCTCCCCGAGACGTTTCACGTCACCACGGACGAGCAGCTGCGCGCCGTCTCCAATCTCACGCGCCACCGGATCATGGCCGTGCTCCGCTTCGAGCCGGCGACGATTACGCAGATCGCCGAGCGGGTGGGCCTTGCGAAGGGAAGTTCCAGCTATCACGTGCGGCTGCTGGAGCGGGCCGGCTTGGTGAAGGTGGTACGGACGCGGAAGGTGCGGGGTGTCACCGAGCGGTACTACGCGATGGCCGCGCGGGCGATCGTGCTGCCGGATCCGGGCGAGGGAGGGCCGGATGTGCTGATGCGGCATGCGGTGGCGGACCTGGAGGCGTCACCGGTGGGTGGCGAACGGCACGTACGGATGGCGCATCTGCGGCTCACCGAGGAGCAGTTCGCGCAGCTGGGGGCGCGGCTGCAGGCACTGGCGGACGAGTACCGGGAGCTGTCCGATCCCGCGCTGCCGGACGCGTCACTCGTCTTCGCGCTGTTCCACCCGGCACCGCGCGATCAGGCCGAGGAGGGCGCCAAGTGA